Proteins encoded together in one Triticum dicoccoides isolate Atlit2015 ecotype Zavitan chromosome 7B, WEW_v2.0, whole genome shotgun sequence window:
- the LOC119335199 gene encoding aspartic proteinase CDR1-like, whose protein sequence is MPGTTISGVLLLACVVLAVQLCVCTELRNNGSRGDDGFSVEFIHRDSVRSPFHDPSLTAHGRVLAAARRSTARARVIDDGTMSEVDHRSFEYLMAVGIGTPPTRMLAIADTGSDLVWFNCRNGTGAAAVDRPPSVVLFDPDNSTTFGLVGCKSRACRAIPDGATCTLASNCKYIYSYGDGSRTSGLISTETFTFAHVPGTARGHRGRRKRVATVNFGCSTATAGTFQADGVVGLGGGALSLVTQLGAHKSLGGRKFSYCLVPYSVNASSALNFGARAIVKDTGAVTTPLIPSLVDTYYTVDLQSVKIGNMTIASPHGHQDVIVDSGTTLTFLNKALLDPMVKELSRRIKLPRAPSPDKLLTLCFDVSRVGERRAKAMVPDVTLGLGGGAAVTLNAENTFVVVEEGTMCLAVSAVPERLPASILGNIAQQNMHVGYDLDKRTVTFAAANCAASYHVPIHPPPPM, encoded by the coding sequence ATGCCGGGGACGACCATCTCCGGCGTTCTCCTGCTCGCCTGCGTCGTCCTGGCCGTGCAGCTCTGTGTGTGCACGGAGCTACGCAATAATGGCAGCCGCGGAGACGATGGGTTTAGCGTGGAGTTCATCCACCGGGACTCCGTTCGGTCGCCGTTCCACGACCCATCGCTCACCGCACACGGCCGTGTGCTTGCGGCGGCGCGGCGGTCCACGGCGCGCGCCCGGGTCATCGACGACGGCACCATGTCGGAGGTCGACCACAGGTCGTTCGAGTACCTGATGGCCGTGGGCATCGGCACTCCACCCACACGGATGCTCGCCATCGCCGACACCGGCAGCGACCTCGTCTGGTTCAACTGCCGGAACGGCACTGGCGCCGCCGCTGTGGACCGTCCTCCGAGCGTCGTCCTGTTCGACCCAGACAACTCGACGACGTTCGGCCTCGTGGGCTGCAAGTCCCGCGCATGCCGCGCGATCCCCGACGGCGCCACCTGCACCCTCGCCTCCAACTGCAAGTACATCTACTCCTACGGCGACGGCTCTAGGACGAGCGGCCTCATCTCCACCGAGACCTTCACCTTCGCCCACGTCCCCGGCACCGCCCGCGGCCATCGGGGCCGGAGGAAGCGCGTGGCCACCGTGAACTTCGGCTGCTCCACTGCCACGGCTGGCACGTTCCAAGCGGACGGCGTGGTGGGCCTCGGAGGCGGCGCCCTCTCCCTCGTCACGcagctcggcgcccacaaatcgctCGGCGGTCGGAAATTCTCCTACTGCCTCGTGCCCTACTCCGTGAACGCCTCCTCCGCGCTCAACTTCGGCGCCCGCGCCATAGTGAAGGACACAGGCGCGGTGACGACACCGCTGATCCCATCCCTAGTGGACACGTACTACACCGTCGACCTCCAGTCCGTCAAGATCGGGAACATGACCATCGCGTCGCCGCACGGGCACCAGGACGTCATCGTCGACTCCGGCACCACGCTGACATTCCTCAACAAGGCGCTGCTGGACCCAATGGTGAAGGAGCTGAGCCGCCGGATCAAGCTCCCGCGGGCGCCATCGCCCGACAAGCTCCTGACGCTGTGCTTCGACGTGAGCAGGGTAGGGGAGCGGCGGGCGAAGGCGATGGTCCCTGACGTGACgctggggctgggcggcggcgcggcggtcaCGCTCAATGCGGAGAACACCTTCGTggttgtggaggagggcaccaTGTGCTTGGCGGTGTCGGCGGTGCCGGAGCGGTTACCGGCGTCGATCCTCGGGAACATCGCGCAGCAGAACATGCACGTCGGGTACGACCTCGACAAGCGCACCGTGACCTTCGCCGCGGCAAACTGCGCAGCGTCATATCATGTTCCTATCCATCCCCCTCCGCCTATGTAA